A region from the Halobacillus mangrovi genome encodes:
- a CDS encoding uroporphyrinogen-III synthase, whose product MKGLTDKRIGVAADRKSEAISKLIENMGGSGVVYPSQGKQVLNEDTSSQNVKDYLTHTFDWVILTTGIGARTLTQSATDANLSKQFLEKLSQNSLAIRGSKTMDWLKENNLKPSLVSEDGTMDHLFSLLPSPSKEGASVFLQAYHQDDALLKNKLEAAGYTVYLSQPYAFEPPSEYTMNSLKEEIVKQSLDAVVFTSKTQVKNIFETRTQELTEAFNDQVLAVAVGKVTAKELEDQGIKQVLQPSRPKMGAMVVAMDRYYQKKLTT is encoded by the coding sequence TTGAAAGGATTAACTGACAAACGCATCGGAGTAGCTGCTGATCGCAAATCTGAGGCTATTTCTAAGCTTATCGAAAATATGGGTGGAAGCGGAGTTGTCTATCCTTCTCAGGGAAAGCAAGTGTTAAATGAAGATACTAGTAGCCAAAACGTAAAAGATTACCTTACTCACACTTTTGACTGGGTCATCTTGACAACTGGGATCGGAGCAAGGACACTCACACAATCTGCAACTGATGCCAATTTGAGCAAACAGTTTTTAGAAAAATTAAGTCAGAACTCGCTTGCCATTCGAGGAAGTAAGACGATGGATTGGCTGAAAGAAAATAACTTAAAGCCCTCCCTTGTTTCAGAGGACGGAACGATGGATCATCTGTTCTCTTTATTGCCATCCCCTTCAAAAGAAGGAGCAAGCGTTTTTTTACAAGCTTATCATCAGGATGATGCGTTATTAAAAAACAAATTAGAAGCAGCAGGATACACCGTCTATTTGTCCCAGCCTTATGCTTTTGAGCCTCCAAGTGAATATACAATGAATAGCTTGAAAGAAGAGATTGTTAAACAATCACTTGATGCTGTGGTCTTTACTAGTAAAACCCAGGTGAAAAATATATTTGAAACTCGAACACAGGAGTTGACGGAAGCTTTTAATGATCAAGTGCTTGCCGTTGCGGTAGGTAAAGTAACTGCAAAAGAGTTGGAGGATCAAGGTATTAAACAAGTGTTGCAGCCAAGTCGGCCGAAGATGGGGGCCATGGTAGTAGCTATGGATCGCTACTATCAGAAGAAGCTTACCACTTAA
- a CDS encoding NAD(P)-binding protein: MSPIPLMIDLNGRRTVVVGGGAVAEKRVNVLCEAGAFITIISPSVTRTLEEKVTSNKRIEWIRKEFDEAYLKDAYTVVIATNDEKVNEQALRSASHVPLINYPPDANKGNFTIPGYLTRGKLTISISTGGASPMLASRIKKRLANEYDDDYGQYVDFLYVCRQQLKQSSLPKEEKQTLLKHLLHDSYKNRDQQTLFLKELEKLKEGGTVFERIN, translated from the coding sequence ATGAGTCCCATCCCACTAATGATTGATTTGAATGGAAGACGAACGGTGGTTGTAGGAGGGGGAGCTGTGGCAGAGAAACGTGTCAACGTTCTTTGTGAGGCAGGCGCTTTCATTACAATTATCAGTCCATCTGTTACACGCACTTTGGAGGAAAAAGTGACCAGCAATAAAAGGATCGAGTGGATAAGAAAAGAGTTTGATGAAGCCTACTTGAAAGATGCTTATACAGTCGTCATTGCAACAAATGATGAAAAAGTAAATGAACAAGCGCTCCGTTCAGCATCACATGTGCCGCTGATTAATTATCCTCCTGATGCGAATAAAGGAAACTTTACAATTCCGGGGTATCTAACACGTGGGAAACTTACTATTTCTATATCCACAGGTGGAGCGAGTCCGATGCTGGCATCAAGAATCAAGAAGCGTCTTGCGAACGAGTATGATGATGATTACGGCCAGTACGTGGACTTTTTATATGTATGCCGCCAGCAGCTTAAACAATCTTCCCTCCCGAAAGAGGAGAAACAAACGCTTTTAAAACATTTGCTTCACGATTCTTACAAGAACAGAGATCAGCAAACTCTATTCCTAAAAGAATTAGAGAAGTTAAAGGAAGGAGGGACAGTTTTTGAAAGGATTAACTGA
- a CDS encoding DUF2197 domain-containing protein: MMNVTCFFCKKEYSINSSDDQYFKIKKNPKASYVCKDCNTSMQKEAQRSTGLNPDAIDPYSKYL; this comes from the coding sequence ATGATGAATGTAACTTGTTTCTTTTGTAAGAAGGAATATTCAATCAATTCATCGGATGATCAGTACTTTAAGATCAAAAAGAATCCAAAAGCTAGTTATGTTTGTAAGGACTGCAATACATCGATGCAAAAGGAAGCACAAAGGAGCACGGGTCTGAATCCAGACGCTATTGATCCTTACAGTAAATATTTATAA
- a CDS encoding DUF4257 domain-containing protein gives MTNTLVIAGLIGGFTGVIAHLLRNGKVLVFPKIRKRPKGVYLGFLADFFIGSAASIFAVSYLIPEPEVLRTLIGVSILAGMTAENVLLKRELSIEQAKIEGLDRINQRMN, from the coding sequence ATGACGAATACCTTGGTCATCGCTGGTTTAATAGGGGGTTTTACTGGAGTGATTGCCCACTTGTTGAGGAATGGTAAGGTATTAGTTTTCCCGAAGATTAGAAAACGTCCAAAGGGAGTGTATTTAGGTTTTCTTGCGGATTTCTTTATTGGCTCAGCAGCTTCCATATTTGCTGTCAGCTATTTGATTCCTGAGCCAGAAGTTTTACGCACGCTTATAGGGGTTTCCATCCTTGCTGGTATGACAGCTGAGAATGTACTTTTAAAACGGGAACTGAGTATAGAACAAGCAAAGATCGAAGGATTGGATCGTATTAATCAAAGGATGAATTAA
- a CDS encoding cytochrome P450 family protein produces MENIKAIYQSNFKENVYPFYTHLRANDPIFAMSQEPNHTTWVITKHEHVKEMLKSKSFIKDQRKLFSNNQSHEKQDNGEINIFQNMMLDVDPPDHTRLRKLVQPYFNPKTIKELKPRIIEIADELLDQASEKQGPVDLIDEFAFPLPIIVISELLGIPSEDRNKFRKWSNTIVAASDEFEPDFMEDVQAFTNYLTDLFERRRKSPENDFISSLLQAEEDGEQLNRDELYSMVVLLIIAGHETTVNLIANTMYALFEHPDQLEKLKTDTKLTATAIEEGLRYYSPVDFTTARWSEDDMEFHGKTIKRGDLVLASLASANRDEEKFEAPDTFDITRKPNPHVAFGYGIHFCLGAPLARLEGEIALRKLMERFPNISMVENQTSSPWRPVFLLRGLEGLKVTIV; encoded by the coding sequence ATGGAGAATATAAAAGCGATCTACCAATCTAATTTCAAAGAAAATGTGTATCCGTTTTACACACATCTTAGAGCTAATGATCCAATCTTTGCTATGTCTCAGGAACCTAATCATACAACGTGGGTTATAACGAAACATGAGCATGTCAAAGAAATGCTGAAAAGCAAAAGCTTTATAAAAGATCAAAGAAAATTATTTTCCAACAACCAATCCCATGAGAAACAAGATAATGGAGAAATCAACATCTTCCAAAATATGATGCTAGATGTAGATCCACCCGACCATACAAGACTCCGAAAACTTGTCCAACCTTATTTCAATCCAAAGACAATAAAAGAATTAAAGCCCAGAATCATCGAAATTGCTGATGAATTGCTCGACCAGGCAAGTGAAAAACAAGGACCTGTTGATCTTATTGATGAATTTGCCTTTCCTCTTCCAATTATCGTCATTAGCGAGCTGCTTGGAATACCTTCGGAAGATCGAAATAAATTCAGAAAATGGTCGAACACGATTGTTGCGGCTTCCGACGAATTCGAACCTGATTTTATGGAAGATGTACAAGCATTCACAAATTATTTGACGGATTTGTTTGAGAGGAGAAGAAAAAGTCCAGAGAATGACTTCATATCAAGTCTGCTTCAAGCCGAAGAAGATGGTGAACAGCTGAATCGAGATGAATTGTACTCGATGGTCGTACTCTTGATTATCGCAGGACACGAAACAACTGTAAATTTAATTGCCAACACCATGTACGCACTGTTTGAACATCCAGACCAGTTAGAAAAACTAAAGACCGATACGAAGTTAACTGCTACCGCCATTGAGGAGGGACTTAGATATTATAGTCCCGTTGATTTTACAACTGCTCGATGGTCTGAAGATGATATGGAGTTCCATGGTAAAACCATCAAGCGTGGAGATCTTGTTTTAGCTTCCCTAGCTTCAGCTAACCGGGATGAGGAGAAATTCGAAGCTCCGGATACATTCGATATAACGCGGAAGCCTAATCCCCATGTTGCCTTCGGTTATGGAATACACTTCTGCCTTGGTGCTCCTCTGGCGCGTTTAGAAGGAGAAATTGCACTAAGGAAGTTAATGGAGAGATTTCCTAATATCTCAATGGTTGAAAATCAAACCTCCTCCCCATGGCGTCCTGTGTTTTTACTAAGAGGGCTAGAAGGGTTGAAAGTAACGATCGTTTAA
- a CDS encoding stage VI sporulation protein F has product MFSNMFGNIEKKTGVKMEEVLKLAKSLRNADFQDEKTVREVIKKVGALANKPVSKQKEDMLVKTIINGKVPKDFSSLEKMLKKKKK; this is encoded by the coding sequence ATGTTTTCAAACATGTTTGGGAATATCGAGAAAAAAACTGGTGTCAAAATGGAAGAGGTATTGAAGCTTGCCAAATCACTAAGGAATGCGGATTTTCAAGATGAAAAAACGGTGAGAGAGGTCATTAAAAAGGTCGGTGCACTAGCAAATAAACCAGTATCAAAGCAGAAAGAGGATATGCTAGTTAAAACAATTATAAACGGGAAAGTACCGAAAGATTTTTCGTCGCTTGAGAAGATGTTAAAAAAGAAGAAAAAATAA
- the plsY gene encoding glycerol-3-phosphate 1-O-acyltransferase PlsY, with translation MEYILYCLLAYLLGSIPSGLIVGKMGYGVDIREHGSGNLGGTNTFRVLGIKAGLIVTTADILKGTVAAALPFFLGADVITLVVGIFAVIGHMYPVFAGFKGGKAVATSGGVVLGVNPIIFLILLLSFFILLYLTKYVSLSSMISGIVGVIATLIVKDYGLTLVISVFTIFVIYRHRANIKRIMNKTEPKITWM, from the coding sequence TTGGAATATATTTTGTATTGTCTTCTTGCCTATTTACTAGGTTCTATTCCTTCGGGATTGATTGTCGGTAAAATGGGCTATGGTGTTGACATTAGAGAGCATGGCAGCGGAAACCTGGGTGGAACGAACACTTTTCGTGTTCTAGGTATTAAAGCAGGCTTAATCGTCACTACCGCAGATATCCTAAAAGGTACAGTTGCAGCAGCTCTTCCTTTCTTTTTAGGGGCTGATGTTATCACTTTAGTCGTAGGAATTTTTGCAGTCATTGGCCATATGTATCCAGTGTTTGCAGGTTTTAAAGGAGGAAAAGCAGTAGCTACATCTGGAGGTGTCGTTCTTGGGGTAAACCCTATTATCTTTTTAATCCTGCTCTTATCTTTTTTCATCCTATTATACCTCACTAAGTATGTCTCACTATCCTCTATGATTAGCGGCATAGTCGGCGTAATTGCCACCCTTATTGTCAAAGATTACGGTCTTACACTCGTTATTTCTGTGTTTACAATCTTTGTCATCTATCGTCACCGGGCGAATATAAAACGGATTATGAACAAAACTGAACCCAAAATTACTTGGATGTAG
- the cysI gene encoding assimilatory sulfite reductase (NADPH) hemoprotein subunit produces the protein MVKKRFPEELGPPSEMEKIKEDSKFLRGSLVESFADRITAGIPDEETKILKFHGSYMQDDRDVRVERKQKKLEPAYQFMLRVRLPGGVATPEQWLVMDDLANTHGNGTMKLTTRQTFQLHGILKWNMKKTIQAMDEVLMDSIAACGDVNRNVMCNSNPYQSDVHHQVYRKAQEVSEHLLPKTKAYHEIWLDEEKVSDSRDKDEEPIYGPLYLPRKFKIGVAVPPSNDVDIYSQDLGFIAILENGELSGFNIAVGGGMGMTHGDTTTYPQLARVIGFCPPDNVNEVAEKILTIQRDYGNRSERKNARFKYTVDRKGIDWITNELNERLGWDLEEARPYSFDHNGDRYGWVKGDGKWHLTLFIQNGRIKDEENHPLMTGLREIAKVHNGEFRLTPNQNLIISNVQDEQKEIIDALVEEYGLTDGSYNSALRRNSMACVALPTCGLAMAESERYLPSLIDKVEELLDDAGLRDEEIVIRMSGCPNGCSRPALSEIGFIGKAPGKYNMYLGGGFKGERLNKLYRENIGEEEILNELKPLLFQYAKDRQENEHFGDYVIRAGHIDAVESGLDFHT, from the coding sequence ATGGTAAAAAAGAGATTTCCAGAAGAGTTAGGGCCTCCTAGTGAAATGGAAAAAATCAAGGAAGACAGTAAATTTCTTAGAGGTTCACTTGTTGAAAGTTTTGCAGATCGTATTACAGCCGGAATTCCAGATGAAGAAACAAAAATCTTGAAGTTCCATGGCAGCTACATGCAGGATGATCGAGATGTAAGGGTTGAGCGGAAACAAAAAAAGCTTGAGCCTGCTTATCAATTCATGCTCCGGGTAAGGCTCCCCGGGGGTGTAGCGACACCTGAGCAATGGCTGGTCATGGATGATCTAGCTAACACACATGGAAATGGGACGATGAAACTAACAACAAGACAAACGTTCCAGCTCCACGGAATTTTAAAATGGAATATGAAAAAAACCATTCAGGCTATGGATGAAGTACTTATGGATTCTATTGCAGCATGCGGTGACGTAAACAGGAATGTGATGTGTAATTCGAATCCGTACCAGTCAGACGTTCATCATCAAGTTTACCGTAAAGCGCAGGAAGTAAGTGAGCATTTACTTCCAAAAACAAAAGCCTATCATGAGATTTGGCTAGATGAAGAAAAAGTCTCTGACAGCCGTGATAAAGATGAAGAACCTATTTATGGCCCATTGTATTTACCTCGTAAGTTCAAGATCGGAGTAGCTGTACCACCTTCGAATGATGTCGATATCTATTCTCAAGATTTAGGGTTTATAGCGATTCTTGAGAATGGAGAACTATCCGGTTTCAATATCGCCGTAGGCGGAGGTATGGGAATGACTCATGGAGACACCACCACTTATCCGCAATTGGCAAGAGTCATTGGTTTTTGCCCACCAGATAATGTAAACGAGGTTGCTGAAAAAATACTTACGATTCAAAGAGACTACGGTAATCGTTCTGAAAGAAAGAATGCACGTTTTAAATATACCGTCGATCGAAAAGGAATAGACTGGATTACAAACGAACTTAACGAAAGATTAGGGTGGGACCTTGAAGAAGCCCGTCCATATTCCTTCGATCACAACGGAGATCGTTATGGATGGGTGAAAGGAGATGGAAAATGGCATCTTACCTTATTTATCCAGAACGGACGCATTAAGGATGAGGAAAACCATCCGCTAATGACAGGGCTCCGTGAGATTGCCAAAGTCCATAACGGGGAATTTAGACTGACCCCTAATCAAAATTTAATTATTTCTAATGTGCAAGATGAACAAAAAGAAATCATCGATGCTCTTGTAGAGGAGTACGGTCTTACAGATGGCAGCTATAATTCAGCTTTACGTCGTAATTCCATGGCATGTGTAGCTTTACCAACATGTGGGCTGGCTATGGCAGAGTCAGAAAGGTATCTTCCTTCTCTCATTGATAAGGTGGAAGAACTCCTGGATGATGCGGGTTTAAGAGACGAAGAGATTGTGATTCGTATGTCAGGTTGTCCGAATGGATGTTCCAGACCTGCACTTAGCGAAATAGGATTTATTGGAAAAGCTCCAGGAAAGTACAATATGTACCTTGGCGGAGGGTTTAAAGGCGAACGCCTGAATAAGCTGTACAGAGAAAACATTGGAGAAGAAGAAATATTAAACGAATTAAAGCCGCTTTTATTTCAGTATGCGAAAGATCGACAAGAAAATGAACATTTTGGTGACTATGTGATTAGGGCTGGGCATATCGATGCAGTTGAATCCGGCTTAGATTTTCACACTTAA
- a CDS encoding DUF6944 family repetitive protein: MDDNEKAIVGAWVQAVGTIVSAIGSTPNTRIPQITLEGFNLAGNTLQATGNGLLADSENGTLEKTGSVIQATGNSTIFSGILLNLEDRSQTKLFITGNLLQAFGSSLTFVEILKEAPGKSQLFLLYGSILQAIGNILQVLGDRAELLNEYGEDLKALGSWVQAFGANLFALGIII; the protein is encoded by the coding sequence ATGGATGATAATGAGAAAGCAATTGTTGGAGCATGGGTTCAAGCTGTTGGGACAATCGTTTCAGCCATCGGATCGACCCCTAATACTCGAATTCCCCAAATAACTCTAGAAGGCTTCAACTTAGCAGGGAATACACTGCAGGCTACTGGCAACGGTTTATTAGCAGATAGTGAAAATGGAACACTTGAAAAGACAGGAAGTGTGATCCAGGCAACTGGTAACTCAACCATTTTTTCTGGTATACTGCTAAACCTCGAAGATAGATCCCAAACCAAGTTATTTATTACAGGAAACTTGCTGCAAGCCTTTGGATCTTCGCTGACTTTTGTCGAAATTTTAAAAGAAGCACCTGGAAAAAGTCAATTATTTCTTTTGTATGGAAGTATACTGCAAGCCATAGGAAATATTTTGCAAGTACTCGGAGACCGAGCTGAATTACTGAACGAGTATGGTGAAGACTTAAAAGCTTTGGGAAGCTGGGTGCAGGCTTTTGGGGCAAACCTTTTTGCATTAGGAATCATCATATAG
- the folE2 gene encoding GTP cyclohydrolase FolE2, which translates to MNKTELNHNKSLPSKEERHKLFGSVKPGPRTKPIDKKGMADLQNSKKDFLFDIDMVGISNVKHPIRIPSQLTPEIQTTIGTFSFGSSIAQGSKGTNMSRFTEQLDQYHNEGFAVDIATMKEFTKELAGRLKQNDSEVEVTFPWFFERKGPYSDLTGMNYADATIRVEYHKETGHDITVSLTGKITTLCPCSKEISEYSAHNQRGNVTMTIKLTDDFNEQEVDWKAALLEAAESNASARIHPVLKRPDEKMVTEQAYENPRFVEDIVRLVAADLYEYDFVESFTVMCRNEESIHLHDAVASLSYDKKQERE; encoded by the coding sequence ATGAATAAAACCGAATTGAATCACAACAAATCACTACCTTCAAAAGAAGAGCGACATAAATTATTCGGCTCTGTCAAACCAGGTCCTAGGACTAAACCCATAGATAAGAAAGGCATGGCTGATTTACAAAATTCTAAGAAGGATTTCCTTTTTGATATTGATATGGTAGGTATTTCAAATGTGAAACATCCTATCCGAATCCCTAGTCAACTGACCCCTGAAATACAGACCACTATCGGAACGTTCTCTTTCGGTTCATCCATCGCTCAAGGAAGTAAAGGGACAAACATGAGCCGGTTCACTGAGCAACTTGATCAATATCATAATGAAGGATTTGCCGTAGATATAGCAACAATGAAAGAATTCACAAAAGAACTGGCTGGACGTTTAAAACAGAATGACTCTGAAGTAGAAGTCACATTTCCTTGGTTCTTTGAAAGAAAAGGTCCTTACTCAGACTTAACAGGTATGAATTATGCCGATGCTACCATTCGCGTTGAATATCACAAAGAAACCGGCCATGATATTACCGTCTCTTTAACAGGGAAAATAACAACATTATGTCCATGTTCTAAAGAGATCAGTGAGTATAGTGCTCACAACCAAAGAGGAAATGTCACAATGACTATCAAACTGACAGATGATTTCAATGAGCAGGAAGTTGATTGGAAAGCAGCTCTTCTGGAAGCAGCAGAAAGTAATGCTAGTGCTCGGATCCATCCGGTATTGAAACGCCCAGACGAAAAGATGGTAACAGAACAAGCCTATGAGAACCCTCGATTTGTAGAAGATATTGTTCGTCTTGTAGCAGCTGATTTGTATGAATATGACTTTGTTGAATCATTTACCGTCATGTGTCGAAATGAAGAGTCCATTCATTTGCACGATGCGGTAGCTTCGTTAAGTTATGACAAGAAACAAGAAAGAGAGTAA
- a CDS encoding HesB/YadR/YfhF family protein — MNLTVTKEAAKWYEEELDVEEKSNLRFYVRYGGVGGLQPGFSLAIKFEEPDSPIAETTVGNITYFVEENDEWYFDNYSLKVELDEKWNEPDFQYE; from the coding sequence ATGAATTTAACTGTGACAAAAGAAGCAGCAAAATGGTATGAAGAAGAATTAGACGTAGAAGAAAAATCAAATCTCCGCTTCTATGTACGTTACGGAGGCGTTGGAGGGCTGCAGCCAGGTTTTTCTTTGGCGATCAAGTTTGAAGAGCCGGACTCACCAATTGCTGAAACTACGGTTGGAAACATCACTTACTTTGTTGAAGAAAATGATGAATGGTATTTTGATAACTACTCCTTGAAAGTCGAACTTGATGAAAAATGGAATGAGCCGGATTTTCAATATGAATAA
- the yidD gene encoding membrane protein insertion efficiency factor YidD — MKHIMIMLIQFYRKGISPFFPPSCRFQPTCSEYGLEAFRRFGFIKGLFLTVKRISKCHPFHKGGFDPVPEKQSNKSQTS, encoded by the coding sequence ATGAAGCACATCATGATCATGCTCATTCAATTTTACAGAAAGGGAATAAGTCCTTTCTTTCCTCCTTCTTGCAGATTTCAACCAACATGTTCGGAATATGGTTTAGAAGCTTTTCGAAGATTCGGTTTCATTAAAGGATTGTTTCTTACAGTCAAGCGAATTTCGAAATGCCATCCCTTCCATAAGGGAGGATTTGACCCCGTTCCAGAAAAACAGAGCAATAAATCACAAACATCCTGA
- a CDS encoding assimilatory sulfite reductase (NADPH) flavoprotein subunit has translation MQLEVMNSPFNQEQAELLNRLLSTLTDSQKMWLSGYLAAPQASTAVKEYSPANETIKQANSPQKTREITILYGSHTGNCQSLAEEFTQKLKQEDYNVTLSSMDDFKTKALKKVEDLLILTSTHGDGDPPDNAITFYEYLHSKRAPKLDGLRFSVLSLGDSSYEFFCQTGKDFDKRLSELGGERLYDRIDCDLDFEEPAYQWFEGVFGKLSQEKDTSAVQPLSPSPDASADLPVYSRANPFHAEILENINLNGRGSNKETRHLELDLEGAQLDYQPGDSLGIYPENDSELVDQLIAEMNWNPEESVPINKQGDIRSLREALLSTFEITSLTKPLLEKASKLSENQDLHKLLEADSKQLKDYMYGRDLLDLVKDFGPWSGSASDFLGILRKIPVRLYSIASSLKANPDEVHLTIGALRYDAHGRNRKGVCSGQCAERSQQGDRLPVFVQKNSNFKLPENHDTPIIMIGAGTGVAPYRAFLEEREEEEAEGKSWLFFGEQHFVSDFLYQTEWQQWLKEGVLTKMDVAFSRDTEEKVYVQHRMKERGQELFEWIEAGAYIYVCGDEKYMAKDVQSTLLQIIQEEGKLSEEEADEYLNHLRKEKRYQRDVY, from the coding sequence TTGCAGTTAGAGGTTATGAACAGTCCTTTCAATCAAGAACAGGCAGAGCTGTTAAATCGGCTGCTATCTACTCTGACAGACAGTCAGAAAATGTGGCTGAGTGGTTATTTAGCTGCTCCTCAAGCTAGCACAGCTGTGAAGGAGTATTCGCCAGCTAATGAAACGATTAAACAAGCAAATTCTCCTCAAAAGACAAGGGAGATTACGATACTATATGGTTCACACACTGGAAATTGTCAATCTCTTGCAGAAGAGTTCACTCAAAAACTGAAACAAGAAGATTACAATGTGACACTATCATCTATGGATGATTTTAAGACAAAAGCATTGAAAAAAGTTGAGGATTTACTCATTTTGACCAGCACCCACGGAGATGGTGATCCGCCGGATAACGCCATTACCTTTTATGAATATCTCCACAGTAAACGGGCACCAAAACTTGATGGACTTCGTTTTTCGGTGCTTTCACTTGGAGACAGCTCCTATGAATTCTTTTGTCAAACAGGAAAAGACTTTGATAAGCGACTCAGTGAACTTGGGGGCGAGCGGCTTTATGATCGTATCGATTGTGATTTAGATTTTGAAGAGCCAGCCTATCAATGGTTTGAGGGAGTCTTTGGAAAACTGAGTCAAGAAAAGGATACAAGCGCAGTACAGCCGTTATCACCCAGTCCAGACGCGTCGGCGGATCTGCCTGTTTACTCAAGGGCCAATCCTTTTCATGCGGAGATATTAGAAAACATTAATCTAAATGGCAGAGGATCGAATAAAGAGACCCGTCATCTTGAACTAGATTTGGAAGGAGCTCAATTAGACTACCAGCCGGGAGACAGTTTAGGCATTTATCCAGAAAACGACTCCGAGTTAGTTGACCAGTTGATTGCAGAAATGAACTGGAATCCTGAAGAATCTGTACCTATTAATAAACAAGGAGATATACGTTCTCTAAGAGAGGCGCTACTCTCTACTTTTGAAATTACAAGCCTTACAAAACCGCTGCTTGAGAAAGCATCTAAGCTTTCGGAGAACCAGGATTTGCATAAACTCCTAGAAGCAGATTCCAAACAATTAAAAGATTATATGTATGGAAGAGACTTACTTGATTTAGTCAAGGATTTTGGACCCTGGAGTGGTTCAGCTTCAGATTTCTTAGGTATTTTACGAAAAATTCCTGTTCGTCTCTATTCGATTGCAAGCAGTTTAAAAGCAAATCCTGATGAAGTGCACCTTACTATAGGAGCATTACGCTACGATGCCCACGGTAGAAATCGCAAAGGTGTTTGTTCAGGCCAATGTGCTGAGAGATCCCAGCAGGGAGACCGCCTGCCTGTCTTTGTTCAGAAAAACTCAAATTTTAAGCTTCCTGAAAATCATGATACTCCGATTATTATGATTGGTGCTGGAACAGGTGTAGCCCCTTATCGTGCTTTTCTAGAAGAAAGAGAGGAAGAGGAAGCGGAAGGGAAGTCCTGGTTATTTTTCGGTGAGCAGCATTTTGTCAGCGACTTTTTATATCAAACCGAATGGCAGCAATGGTTGAAGGAAGGAGTTCTCACGAAAATGGACGTAGCCTTTTCGAGAGATACAGAGGAAAAAGTATACGTACAGCACCGAATGAAGGAAAGAGGACAGGAACTTTTTGAGTGGATAGAAGCGGGCGCATACATCTACGTTTGCGGAGATGAAAAATATATGGCAAAAGATGTCCAGTCAACTCTCCTGCAGATTATTCAGGAAGAAGGAAAACTATCAGAGGAAGAAGCGGATGAATATTTGAATCATCTCAGAAAAGAGAAGCGCTATCAGCGTGATGTCTATTAA
- a CDS encoding SET domain-containing protein has translation MIEIRTSTLTDQEFNRGVFATKTIKKDELIHEAPVIPYPNEEHEHIEKTMLADYMFEYGENHTALLLGYGMMFNHSYKPNADYRINFDNHTFEFFAHKDIKQDEEIFINYNGEVENDTPLWFDK, from the coding sequence ATGATTGAAATCAGAACTTCAACTCTTACAGATCAAGAGTTCAATAGAGGAGTATTTGCAACAAAAACCATAAAAAAAGACGAGCTGATTCACGAAGCTCCAGTCATTCCCTACCCTAATGAAGAGCATGAGCACATTGAGAAAACGATGCTTGCAGACTACATGTTTGAATATGGCGAGAATCACACCGCCCTGCTTCTTGGTTATGGGATGATGTTCAACCACTCTTACAAACCTAATGCTGATTACAGAATTAATTTTGACAATCATACGTTTGAGTTCTTTGCTCACAAAGATATTAAGCAAGATGAGGAAATTTTCATCAACTACAATGGTGAAGTTGAGAATGATACGCCTTTATGGTTTGATAAATAA